In one Streptomyces marincola genomic region, the following are encoded:
- a CDS encoding PP2C family protein-serine/threonine phosphatase has protein sequence MSTSPPPKVAGTHQALPTVPQTSGPFDGPPPGRPGGVQDRLASWISDLTTLHGLIERLGRTRTLAEALNETLRAGAGLVGARRGLVSLCPADGLGPERMTGFGLDRADLGHIETVPGRCVGLDLAGGPRGAAANVLHRDIAADETAHPRHREVAARLGFAASYAVALTAQPAGRLGAAVWLYDEPGQPDARQRRLLAHYVRQAGQHIANRLELARVRADLGGVREGLLPTGLPRLPGVSLALRHRAGARGGGVFWDALALPDDALGLAVGGVCGDGPAALAAMGRLRAGLRAYAVMEGEDPVAVLSDLELLLRLTEPGRAATAVFCHAEPAARRLVLASAGHPPPLVVGPAGAVFAETALSAPLNMLACWEAPSVELRVGGGETVLLYSDGLLHRTGRPLDGAFARLRAAAEGADPATRADPGALADHVLRAVLPAPGPPGLPGTEDAHGGPGGRAGAAGGADVVLLAARFC, from the coding sequence ATGAGCACCTCGCCCCCGCCCAAAGTGGCTGGAACCCACCAGGCACTGCCCACGGTGCCGCAGACTTCGGGGCCGTTCGACGGCCCGCCGCCGGGTCGGCCCGGCGGTGTCCAGGACCGGCTCGCCTCGTGGATCTCCGACCTGACCACGCTGCACGGACTCATTGAACGCCTGGGCCGCACAAGGACGTTGGCCGAGGCGCTGAACGAGACCCTGCGCGCGGGCGCGGGCCTGGTCGGCGCCAGGCGCGGCCTGGTCTCCCTGTGCCCCGCGGACGGGCTCGGCCCCGAGCGGATGACCGGGTTCGGTCTCGACCGGGCCGATCTCGGTCACATCGAAACGGTACCGGGCCGGTGCGTCGGGCTCGACCTGGCGGGCGGCCCGCGCGGCGCCGCGGCGAACGTGCTGCACCGCGACATCGCCGCCGACGAGACCGCGCACCCGAGGCACCGCGAGGTGGCGGCGCGCCTGGGGTTCGCCGCGAGCTACGCCGTCGCGCTGACCGCGCAGCCGGCCGGCCGGCTCGGGGCCGCCGTGTGGCTGTACGACGAGCCGGGGCAGCCGGACGCGCGGCAGCGGCGGCTGCTGGCGCACTACGTGCGCCAGGCCGGCCAGCACATCGCCAACCGGCTCGAACTCGCGCGCGTGCGCGCCGATCTCGGCGGGGTGCGCGAGGGGTTGCTGCCGACCGGGCTGCCGCGGCTGCCCGGCGTCTCGCTCGCGCTCAGGCACCGGGCGGGCGCGCGGGGCGGCGGCGTGTTCTGGGACGCGCTCGCGCTGCCGGACGACGCGCTCGGCCTGGCCGTCGGCGGCGTCTGCGGCGACGGGCCCGCGGCGCTCGCCGCGATGGGCCGGCTGCGCGCCGGGCTGCGGGCCTACGCCGTGATGGAGGGCGAGGACCCCGTCGCGGTGCTCTCCGACCTCGAACTGCTGCTGCGGCTCACCGAGCCGGGCCGCGCGGCCACCGCGGTCTTCTGCCACGCCGAGCCCGCCGCGCGCCGGCTGGTCCTGGCCTCGGCCGGGCACCCGCCGCCGCTGGTCGTCGGCCCGGCGGGCGCGGTGTTCGCCGAGACGGCGCTGTCCGCGCCGTTGAACATGCTCGCCTGCTGGGAGGCCCCGAGCGTCGAACTCCGCGTCGGCGGCGGAGAAACGGTCCTGCTGTACAGCGACGGCCTGCTCCACCGCACCGGCCGGCCGCTGGACGGCGCGTTCGCCCGGCTCAGGGCGGCGGCCGAGGGCGCGGACCCGGCCACGCGCGCCGACCCGGGCGCGCTCGCCGACCACGTGCTGCGTGCCGTGCTCCCGGCGCCGGGGCCGCCCGGCCTCCCGGGGACCGAGGACGCGCACGGCGGCCCGGGCGGGCGGGCCGGGGCCGCGGGCGGCGCGGACGTCGTGCTGCTCGCCGCCCGTTTCTGCTGA
- a CDS encoding DUF5926 family protein produces MAKKRRPRTQPSAPAAARLADGEVPVVGAREPCPCGSGRRYKACHGRAAAQAATELVQRPFEGLTGECDWVALRELVPAATAPLVLRDGLPEGVPSVTLATVLPMAWPALRRDNGEVLLAVQNDTATGDLSRDLADVLLRAFTTTPGNPVAAGRPAPDGPRLQDLLDPEAPFEPVVHEGFEFWLDDAERATGDVAASLERANAAATPTVRLTGVDAAYWCRTPEKNHLRWVMRHPEEQLLDALARLQAAGATSLGEDTRLVGSFRAHGLTVPVWDLPSAHGAQECEKPAAAFGERLAEALTATAPLTPEERRARDGLTNRQITLN; encoded by the coding sequence ATGGCCAAAAAGCGCCGCCCCCGTACCCAGCCAAGCGCCCCGGCCGCGGCCCGGCTCGCCGACGGCGAGGTCCCGGTCGTCGGGGCCAGGGAGCCGTGCCCCTGCGGCTCTGGCCGCCGCTACAAGGCGTGCCACGGGCGGGCCGCCGCCCAGGCCGCGACGGAACTGGTGCAGCGCCCGTTCGAGGGCCTGACCGGCGAGTGCGACTGGGTCGCGCTCCGGGAGCTGGTGCCCGCGGCGACCGCACCGCTGGTCCTGCGCGACGGGCTGCCGGAGGGCGTGCCGTCCGTGACGCTCGCCACCGTGCTCCCGATGGCCTGGCCGGCGCTGCGCCGGGACAACGGCGAGGTGCTGCTCGCCGTGCAGAACGACACCGCGACCGGCGACCTCAGCCGCGACCTCGCGGACGTGCTGCTCCGTGCGTTCACCACGACCCCGGGCAACCCGGTCGCCGCCGGCCGGCCCGCGCCCGACGGCCCGCGGCTCCAGGACCTGCTCGACCCCGAGGCGCCGTTCGAGCCGGTCGTCCACGAGGGTTTCGAGTTCTGGCTCGACGACGCGGAACGGGCCACGGGCGACGTGGCGGCCTCGCTCGAACGGGCCAACGCCGCCGCGACCCCCACCGTCCGGCTGACCGGCGTGGACGCCGCCTACTGGTGCAGGACGCCGGAGAAGAACCACCTGCGCTGGGTCATGCGGCACCCAGAGGAGCAGCTGCTCGACGCGCTGGCCAGGCTCCAGGCCGCGGGAGCGACCTCGCTCGGCGAGGACACCCGCCTGGTGGGCTCCTTCCGCGCGCACGGCCTGACCGTTCCGGTGTGGGACCTGCCGAGCGCGCACGGCGCGCAGGAGTGCGAGAAGCCGGCGGCGGCGTTCGGCGAGCGGCTGGCCGAGGCGCTGACCGCCACCGCGCCGCTGACGCCCGAGGAGCGGCGCGCCCGCGACGGCCTGACCAACCGCCAGATCACGCTCAACTGA
- a CDS encoding ATP-binding protein has product MSIWWSLQLRREASSVPLARRLLLGAMDTAGVDADISHELSVALSEACSNAVQHGGARSESYRVTASIDGDVCRIEVTDCGPGFPLGAVLPRPEPRELQPGGRGMRLIEALSDRVRFDNQPGSGAVVTFDKILKWRDNARLKAS; this is encoded by the coding sequence ATGAGCATCTGGTGGTCTCTCCAACTGCGTCGGGAGGCGTCCAGCGTCCCGCTCGCCCGGCGGCTGCTGCTCGGTGCCATGGACACCGCGGGGGTGGACGCGGACATCTCGCACGAACTGTCCGTCGCGCTCTCGGAGGCGTGTTCCAACGCCGTGCAGCACGGCGGCGCCCGTTCCGAGAGCTACCGGGTGACCGCGTCCATCGACGGTGACGTGTGCCGCATCGAGGTCACGGACTGCGGGCCCGGGTTCCCGCTCGGCGCCGTGCTGCCGCGCCCCGAGCCGCGCGAGCTCCAGCCGGGCGGCCGGGGCATGCGGCTGATCGAGGCCCTGTCCGACCGGGTCAGATTCGACAACCAGCCGGGCAGCGGCGCGGTCGTGACGTTCGACAAGATCCTCAAGTGGCGGGACAACGCCCGCCTCAAGGCGTCCTGA
- a CDS encoding peptidylprolyl isomerase, with protein sequence MEATSATIHTNQGDIAVTLFPEAAPLTVTNFAGLADGSLPWGAQEGDEPLYDGTIFHRVIDGFMIQGGDPEGTGRGGPGYQFEDEFNEDLTFDEPYLLAMANSGPGTNGSQFFITVAPTPHLTGMHTIFGEVADDESRAVVDAIATTETGPEDRPVEDMVIESISVE encoded by the coding sequence ATCGAGGCCACGAGCGCGACGATCCACACCAACCAGGGCGACATCGCGGTCACCCTCTTCCCCGAGGCCGCGCCGCTGACGGTCACCAACTTCGCCGGCCTGGCCGACGGTTCCCTGCCCTGGGGCGCGCAGGAGGGCGACGAACCCCTCTACGACGGCACCATCTTCCACCGCGTCATCGACGGCTTCATGATCCAGGGCGGCGACCCCGAGGGCACGGGACGCGGCGGCCCCGGCTACCAGTTCGAGGACGAGTTCAACGAGGACCTGACGTTCGACGAGCCGTACCTGCTCGCCATGGCCAACTCGGGTCCGGGCACGAACGGTTCGCAGTTCTTCATCACCGTGGCCCCCACCCCGCACCTCACCGGCATGCACACCATCTTCGGTGAGGTCGCCGACGACGAGAGCCGCGCGGTGGTCGACGCCATCGCCACCACCGAGACCGGCCCGGAGGACCGCCCGGTCGAGGACATGGTCATCGAGTCCATCAGCGTCGAGTGA
- a CDS encoding DedA family protein, with product MHTLAAGPAWMAPERIIDTFGLIGIVVIVFVESGLLIGFFLPGDPLLFATGLAVSSGEYLDHPLWLVCALIVVAAVAGDQTGYAIGRRVGPAVLRRPGARFPRPEHAAKAEAFFARHGRASLILARFVPVARTFVPVIAGASRMDYRTFVVFNVLGGVLWGAGVTLLGAGLGQVAFVRDNVGVMLMAVVLLAAVPMAAEYLRLRRAAKRPRPRRP from the coding sequence ATGCACACGCTCGCCGCCGGTCCGGCCTGGATGGCGCCGGAACGGATCATCGACACCTTCGGACTCATCGGCATCGTGGTGATCGTCTTCGTGGAGTCCGGTCTGCTGATCGGGTTCTTCCTGCCGGGCGACCCCCTGCTGTTCGCCACCGGGCTCGCCGTCTCGTCCGGCGAGTACCTCGACCATCCGCTGTGGCTCGTCTGCGCGCTCATCGTGGTCGCCGCCGTGGCCGGCGACCAGACCGGGTACGCGATCGGCCGCCGCGTGGGTCCCGCGGTCCTGCGCCGTCCCGGGGCGCGCTTCCCCCGGCCCGAGCACGCGGCGAAGGCGGAGGCGTTCTTCGCGCGGCACGGCAGGGCCTCGCTGATCCTGGCCAGGTTCGTGCCGGTGGCGCGGACGTTCGTCCCGGTCATCGCGGGCGCGAGCCGCATGGACTACCGCACGTTCGTGGTGTTCAACGTGCTCGGCGGCGTGCTGTGGGGCGCGGGCGTGACCCTGCTCGGGGCGGGGCTCGGGCAGGTCGCCTTCGTGCGGGACAACGTCGGGGTGATGCTCATGGCCGTGGTGCTGCTGGCCGCGGTACCGATGGCGGCCGAGTACCTGCGGCTGCGCCGCGCGGCGAAACGCCCCCGGCCGCGCCGCCCCTGA
- a CDS encoding glycerophosphodiester phosphodiesterase codes for MTADRRPIRVIAHRGASEDAPEHSLAAYRQAITEGADALECDVRLTADGHLVCVHDRRINRTSNGRGAVSALELAQLAELDFGSWKSPAGTGAETPDSADPERTTVLTLDRLLRLVAEAERPVDLAIETKHPTRWAGQVESRLLDLLARHPLPGQVRVMSFSARSLRRVRLAAPGLPTVYLMQFLLPRHRGGRLPAGNRIAGPSIRILRRDPGYVARAHRAGHEVHVWTVDDPADVELCARLGVDAIITNRPRTVREQLDRLD; via the coding sequence GTGACCGCCGACCGTCGTCCCATCAGGGTCATCGCGCACCGGGGGGCCTCGGAGGACGCCCCGGAGCACAGCCTGGCCGCGTACCGCCAGGCCATCACGGAGGGTGCGGACGCCCTGGAGTGCGACGTCCGGCTCACCGCGGACGGGCACCTGGTGTGTGTACACGACCGCCGCATCAACCGTACCTCGAACGGTCGCGGCGCCGTCTCCGCACTGGAGCTGGCGCAGCTGGCCGAGTTGGACTTCGGCTCCTGGAAGTCGCCGGCCGGCACGGGCGCCGAGACCCCCGACTCCGCCGATCCGGAACGGACCACCGTGCTGACCCTCGACCGGCTGCTCCGGCTGGTGGCCGAGGCGGAACGGCCCGTCGACCTGGCGATCGAGACCAAGCACCCCACGCGCTGGGCGGGCCAGGTCGAGAGCCGGCTGCTCGACCTGCTCGCCCGGCACCCGCTGCCAGGCCAGGTGCGGGTGATGAGCTTCTCCGCGCGTTCGCTGCGCCGGGTGCGCCTCGCGGCCCCTGGGCTGCCGACGGTCTACCTGATGCAGTTCCTGCTGCCGCGGCACCGCGGCGGGCGGCTGCCCGCGGGCAACCGGATCGCCGGGCCAAGCATCCGCATCCTGCGGCGCGACCCCGGTTACGTGGCCCGCGCGCACCGGGCGGGACACGAGGTGCACGTGTGGACCGTGGACGATCCCGCGGACGTGGAGCTGTGCGCGCGGCTGGGCGTGGACGCCATCATCACCAACCGGCCGCGCACGGTGCGTGAGCAGCTCGACCGCCTCGACTGA
- the tatA gene encoding Sec-independent protein translocase subunit TatA, with translation MGQIGARELVLLAVIVLLIFGAKRLPDIARSLGKSARILKSETAAMKAENASAAPQPAQDAEAQTPPVAKTIKAAPGDVTTARPVEEPRPAAG, from the coding sequence ATGGGCCAGATCGGAGCACGGGAGCTCGTCCTGCTCGCCGTCATCGTGCTGCTGATCTTCGGGGCGAAGCGGCTCCCCGACATCGCGCGCTCGCTCGGCAAGTCCGCACGCATCCTCAAGAGTGAGACGGCCGCGATGAAGGCGGAGAACGCCTCGGCCGCGCCGCAGCCGGCGCAGGACGCCGAAGCCCAGACGCCGCCGGTGGCCAAGACCATCAAGGCGGCCCCTGGAGACGTCACGACCGCGCGCCCGGTGGAGGAGCCGAGGCCCGCCGCCGGCTGA
- a CDS encoding YcnI family copper-binding membrane protein, which yields MTINRTRLAAGSALTAATLLVLTSAPAWAHVTIDPAEAPAGGYTTLNVKVPNERDNASTVQLELHLDPEHPVPSVMPQPVPGWDVEVTTAELDEPVEIHGSEVTEAPSVITWTGGEINPGTFQQFPLSVGPLPHGTDRLVFDAIQTYDNDEVVRWIEEPVDGEAEPDYPAAVLRLAEGEGGHGAPAEGASDDAAGGDADAAHAEGEPVAAEDGDSGGSDMLARVLAVGGIVVGAAGVALGVLAGRRPNGPAAG from the coding sequence ATGACCATCAACCGCACGCGTCTGGCAGCGGGTTCGGCCCTGACCGCCGCCACCCTCCTCGTCCTGACCTCGGCGCCCGCCTGGGCCCACGTCACCATCGACCCGGCCGAGGCCCCGGCCGGCGGCTACACCACCCTCAACGTCAAGGTGCCCAACGAGCGCGACAACGCCTCGACGGTCCAGCTCGAACTGCACCTCGACCCCGAGCACCCCGTGCCGTCCGTGATGCCGCAGCCCGTCCCGGGCTGGGACGTGGAGGTCACGACCGCGGAACTCGACGAGCCGGTCGAGATCCACGGCAGCGAGGTCACCGAGGCGCCGAGCGTCATCACGTGGACCGGCGGCGAGATCAACCCCGGCACGTTCCAGCAGTTCCCGCTGTCCGTCGGTCCGCTGCCGCACGGCACGGACCGGCTGGTGTTCGACGCGATCCAGACCTACGACAACGACGAGGTCGTGCGCTGGATCGAGGAGCCCGTCGACGGCGAGGCCGAGCCCGACTACCCGGCGGCCGTGCTGCGGCTGGCCGAGGGCGAGGGCGGCCACGGCGCGCCCGCCGAGGGCGCGTCCGACGACGCGGCCGGCGGCGACGCCGACGCGGCCCACGCCGAGGGCGAGCCGGTGGCCGCCGAGGACGGCGACTCGGGCGGCTCCGACATGCTCGCCCGCGTGCTCGCCGTCGGCGGCATCGTCGTGGGCGCGGCGGGCGTGGCGCTCGGCGTCCTCGCCGGCCGCCGCCCGAACGGCCCCGCCGCCGGCTGA
- a CDS encoding aminopeptidase P family protein, translating into MAEQGDADGTGEAGQQPAKPRKNGVAPQVSDELAENMKQGWADTERHDLEPVPQAEHTARRRAALSARFPGERLVVPAGRLKTRSNDTEYPFRAAVEYAYLTGDQTENGVLVLEPAGEGHDATLYLLPRSDRENGEFWLSGQGELWVGRRNSLTEAARLYGLPVEDIRTVPDLLRGASGPVRVVRGHDTVVEEALRDKVTAERDEEFREFLSEMRLVKDDFEIAELTRACDSTARGFEDVVRALDRAQATSERYIEGTFFLRARVEGNDVGYGTIAAAGPHATTLHWVRNDGPVRPGDLLLLDAGVETTELYTADVTRTLPVSGRFTELQRRIYDAVYEAQEAGIAAVRPGAKYRDFHTAAQRVLTEKLVEWGLIDGPVERVLELGLQRRWTLHGTGHMLGMDVHDCAAARRETYVDGTLEPGMCLTVEPGLYFQADDLTVPEEYRGIGVRIEDDILVTEDGNVNLSAALPRRADDVERWMAELRG; encoded by the coding sequence GTGGCGGAGCAGGGGGACGCCGACGGCACGGGCGAGGCCGGGCAGCAGCCCGCCAAGCCCAGGAAGAACGGCGTGGCCCCCCAGGTCTCCGACGAGCTCGCGGAGAACATGAAGCAGGGCTGGGCCGACACCGAGCGCCACGACCTGGAGCCGGTCCCGCAGGCCGAGCACACCGCGCGCCGCCGCGCCGCGCTGTCCGCCCGCTTCCCGGGCGAGCGCCTCGTGGTCCCGGCCGGGCGCCTGAAGACCCGGTCCAACGACACGGAGTACCCGTTCCGCGCCGCCGTCGAGTACGCCTACCTCACCGGCGACCAGACGGAGAACGGGGTGCTGGTCCTCGAACCTGCGGGCGAGGGCCACGACGCGACGCTGTACCTGCTGCCGCGTTCCGACCGCGAGAACGGCGAGTTCTGGCTGAGCGGCCAGGGCGAGCTGTGGGTGGGCCGGCGGAACAGCCTGACGGAGGCCGCCCGCCTCTACGGCCTGCCGGTCGAGGACATCAGGACCGTTCCCGACCTGCTGCGCGGCGCGAGCGGCCCGGTCCGCGTGGTGCGCGGGCACGACACCGTGGTCGAGGAGGCGCTGCGGGACAAGGTGACGGCGGAGCGGGACGAGGAGTTCCGCGAGTTCCTGTCCGAGATGCGGCTGGTCAAGGACGACTTCGAGATCGCCGAGCTGACCCGGGCCTGCGACTCGACCGCGCGCGGCTTCGAGGACGTCGTCCGCGCCCTCGACCGGGCGCAGGCCACCTCGGAGCGGTACATCGAGGGCACGTTCTTCCTGCGCGCCCGCGTCGAGGGGAACGACGTGGGCTACGGCACGATCGCCGCCGCGGGCCCGCACGCCACGACGCTGCACTGGGTGCGCAACGACGGCCCGGTGCGACCCGGCGACCTGCTGCTGCTCGACGCGGGTGTGGAGACCACCGAGCTGTACACGGCGGACGTCACCAGGACCCTGCCGGTCAGCGGCCGGTTCACCGAGCTACAGCGCCGCATCTACGACGCGGTGTACGAGGCCCAGGAGGCCGGTATCGCGGCGGTGCGGCCGGGCGCGAAGTACCGCGACTTCCATACCGCGGCCCAGCGCGTGCTCACCGAGAAGCTGGTGGAGTGGGGCCTGATCGACGGGCCGGTCGAGCGCGTGCTCGAACTGGGCCTCCAGCGCCGGTGGACGCTGCACGGCACGGGCCACATGCTCGGCATGGACGTGCACGACTGCGCGGCGGCGCGGCGCGAGACGTACGTGGACGGCACGCTGGAGCCGGGCATGTGCCTGACCGTCGAGCCCGGCCTGTACTTCCAGGCCGACGACCTGACGGTGCCCGAGGAGTACCGGGGCATCGGGGTGCGGATCGAGGACGACATCCTGGTGACCGAGGACGGCAACGTGAACCTGTCGGCCGCGCTGCCCCGCCGGGCCGACGACGTCGAGCGCTGGATGGCGGAGCTGCGCGGCTGA
- a CDS encoding ATP-binding protein yields MALVVTQHVPASSSMSVSHGPAGVGAARRRMRSELRESGTSETIIEDAVLILSELLSNSWRHARPLDEREQIRASWSRDDDGALTISVTDGGGPTRPRPSSPSVTARGGRGLTIITSLARAWGVRETPATGAVTVWAVLPALAA; encoded by the coding sequence GTGGCGCTCGTGGTGACACAGCACGTTCCGGCGTCGTCGTCCATGTCGGTGTCCCACGGACCTGCGGGCGTGGGGGCGGCGCGGAGGCGAATGCGTTCGGAATTGCGCGAAAGTGGAACGTCGGAAACGATCATCGAGGATGCCGTTCTGATTCTTTCCGAACTCCTCAGTAATTCCTGGCGACATGCGAGGCCGCTCGACGAGCGGGAGCAAATCCGCGCGTCCTGGAGTCGCGACGACGACGGCGCCCTCACCATTTCGGTCACCGACGGCGGGGGGCCGACGCGGCCCCGACCATCGTCACCCTCCGTGACCGCCAGGGGAGGCCGCGGGCTGACGATCATCACGTCCCTGGCCCGCGCGTGGGGCGTTCGGGAGACGCCGGCGACCGGCGCCGTGACCGTCTGGGCCGTCCTGCCGGCGCTCGCCGCCTGA
- a CDS encoding S1C family serine protease, which yields MSTENEGTGKPDEPAAGASDARRDGPVTPPPAAAPPTPTRETPAPAAPEPPTAASPPPPPRQQAGAAPAAPAAPPPAQAAQQPYPPLPSYGSQPSHAPHTPYASAPQYPAAPGAGAAGAPTVDATAPPEGPWGAPLPPPPPPKKRRNGLLAGVVAATLVVGGIGGGIGYVLADGDGGGTSVVGQETRGDSVARPPESVAGIADAALPSVVTIEAGFGPEAAGGTGFVYDEQGHILTNNHVVASAADGGELTATFSDGETYEAEVVGRAEGYDVAVIRLTDLNGRELQPLPMGNSDEVAVGDTTIAIGAPFGLSGTVTTGIISAKDRPVASSDGEGSSASYMNALQTDASINPGNSGGPLLNADGAVIGINSAIRGSSNGLGEVGSIGLGFAIPINQAQRVAADLIETGDPVYPIIGTHVESATGETEGAAIIEESPDGPDPVAPGGPADRAGLRPGDIITQFGDTLIDSSPTLISQIWTYEPGDSVELTFVRDGQEQTTTVVLDERVGDE from the coding sequence GTGAGCACCGAGAACGAAGGCACCGGCAAGCCGGACGAGCCAGCCGCCGGTGCGTCCGATGCCCGCCGCGACGGGCCCGTCACGCCGCCGCCCGCGGCGGCCCCGCCGACCCCGACGCGGGAAACGCCGGCTCCCGCCGCACCTGAGCCGCCGACTGCCGCGAGCCCTCCGCCACCCCCGCGGCAGCAGGCAGGCGCGGCGCCTGCCGCGCCCGCCGCGCCGCCGCCCGCGCAGGCGGCACAGCAGCCGTACCCGCCTCTGCCGTCCTACGGCTCCCAGCCGTCCCACGCGCCCCACACGCCGTACGCGTCCGCCCCCCAGTACCCGGCCGCGCCGGGCGCGGGCGCGGCGGGCGCGCCGACGGTGGACGCCACCGCGCCGCCCGAGGGCCCCTGGGGCGCGCCCCTGCCCCCGCCGCCCCCGCCGAAGAAGCGGCGGAACGGGCTGCTCGCGGGCGTCGTCGCGGCCACGCTCGTGGTCGGCGGCATAGGCGGCGGCATCGGCTACGTGCTCGCCGACGGCGACGGCGGCGGGACGTCCGTCGTCGGCCAGGAGACTCGCGGCGACTCCGTCGCCCGCCCGCCGGAGTCCGTCGCCGGCATAGCGGACGCGGCCCTGCCGAGCGTCGTGACCATCGAGGCGGGCTTCGGCCCCGAGGCCGCGGGCGGCACCGGTTTCGTCTACGACGAGCAGGGCCACATCCTCACGAACAACCACGTCGTGGCCAGCGCGGCCGACGGCGGCGAGCTCACCGCGACGTTCTCGGACGGCGAGACCTACGAGGCCGAGGTCGTCGGCCGGGCCGAGGGCTACGACGTGGCCGTGATCCGCCTGACCGACCTCAACGGCCGCGAGCTTCAGCCGCTGCCCATGGGCAACTCCGACGAGGTCGCCGTCGGCGACACCACCATCGCGATCGGCGCGCCCTTCGGCCTGTCCGGCACGGTCACCACCGGCATCATCAGCGCCAAGGACCGGCCGGTCGCGTCCAGCGACGGGGAGGGCAGCTCGGCGTCCTACATGAACGCCCTCCAGACCGACGCCTCGATCAACCCGGGGAACTCCGGCGGCCCGCTGCTCAACGCCGACGGCGCGGTCATCGGGATCAACTCCGCGATCCGCGGCTCCTCCAACGGCCTGGGCGAGGTCGGCAGCATCGGGCTCGGCTTCGCCATCCCGATCAACCAGGCGCAGCGCGTGGCGGCCGACCTCATCGAGACCGGCGACCCGGTCTACCCGATCATCGGCACCCACGTGGAGTCGGCCACCGGGGAGACCGAGGGCGCCGCGATCATCGAGGAGTCCCCCGACGGGCCCGACCCCGTCGCGCCGGGCGGCCCGGCCGACCGGGCGGGACTGCGGCCCGGCGACATCATCACGCAGTTCGGCGACACGCTGATCGACAGCAGCCCGACGCTGATCAGCCAGATCTGGACCTACGAGCCCGGGGACTCGGTCGAGTTGACCTTCGTCCGCGACGGCCAGGAGCAGACCACGACCGTCGTGCTCGACGAGCGCGTGGGCGACGAGTAG
- a CDS encoding bifunctional DNA primase/polymerase, with protein sequence MREILGERRTNGNGKGHGHGLALRGAALVYARQWGWPVLPGVGTDADGTCGCPRANCVVPGAHPVDPGLLAATTDARMVQWWWTARPSAPIVLATGGRAPCALSLPAVAAAGALAELERRAVPTGPVVAAPTRWMLLVEPYGLPELGELLGALDRVPSSLRFHGPGGYVPLPPSRTGSGGVGWAREPEPTEGRVPLPRAADLIDALVEAGLNAPEPGGWLAL encoded by the coding sequence ATGCGCGAGATCCTCGGAGAGCGACGCACGAACGGTAACGGCAAGGGCCATGGCCACGGTCTCGCCCTGCGCGGAGCCGCGCTGGTGTACGCACGGCAGTGGGGCTGGCCGGTGCTGCCGGGGGTCGGCACGGACGCGGACGGGACGTGCGGCTGCCCCCGGGCGAACTGCGTCGTGCCCGGCGCGCACCCCGTCGACCCCGGCCTGCTCGCCGCGACGACCGACGCGCGGATGGTGCAGTGGTGGTGGACCGCGCGGCCCTCGGCGCCGATCGTGCTCGCCACGGGCGGCCGGGCGCCGTGCGCGCTGAGCCTGCCCGCGGTGGCCGCCGCGGGCGCGCTGGCCGAGCTGGAACGGCGCGCGGTGCCCACGGGTCCCGTGGTCGCCGCGCCGACGCGCTGGATGCTGCTGGTGGAGCCCTACGGGCTGCCCGAGCTGGGCGAGCTGCTCGGGGCGCTGGACCGGGTGCCGAGCTCGCTGCGGTTCCACGGGCCGGGCGGGTACGTTCCGCTGCCGCCGTCGCGCACGGGGTCGGGCGGCGTGGGGTGGGCGCGCGAGCCGGAGCCGACGGAGGGCCGGGTGCCGCTGCCGCGGGCCGCCGACCTGATCGACGCCCTGGTGGAGGCCGGCCTCAACGCGCCCGAGCCGGGCGGGTGGCTGGCGCTGTGA
- a CDS encoding AAA family ATPase encodes MLTSAETDGAVILITGIMASGKTTVAKELAGRLPRAAHVGGDVFRRMIVSGREEMLPEPTPGALAQLHLRQRLSASCADQYAEAGFTAVVQDILLGDDLPAYVARVRARPLYVVVLAPRPEVVAAREAARAKSGYGPWTVEALDAGLRATPRLGLWLDSSDLTPRETVDALLAGLPEARVDT; translated from the coding sequence GTGTTGACCAGTGCGGAGACGGACGGGGCCGTGATCCTCATCACCGGCATCATGGCGTCGGGCAAGACCACGGTGGCCAAGGAACTGGCCGGGCGCCTGCCCCGCGCCGCGCACGTCGGCGGGGACGTGTTCCGGCGCATGATCGTCTCCGGCCGCGAGGAGATGCTGCCGGAGCCCACCCCCGGGGCGCTGGCCCAACTCCACCTGCGCCAGCGGCTGTCCGCGAGCTGCGCGGACCAGTACGCGGAGGCCGGGTTCACCGCCGTGGTGCAGGACATCCTGCTCGGGGACGACCTCCCCGCCTACGTCGCGCGCGTGCGCGCGCGCCCGCTGTACGTCGTCGTGCTCGCGCCGCGCCCCGAGGTGGTGGCGGCCCGCGAGGCCGCGCGTGCCAAGTCGGGGTACGGGCCCTGGACCGTCGAAGCGCTCGACGCGGGGCTGCGCGCGACGCCGCGCCTCGGTCTGTGGCTCGACAGCTCGGACCTCACGCCGCGCGAGACCGTCGACGCGCTGCTCGCCGGGCTGCCCGAGGCCCGCGTCGACACCTGA